From Pelotomaculum schinkii, one genomic window encodes:
- a CDS encoding DUF6323 family protein has protein sequence MVLHSLLPFDILSTRTEIEQIIKCNEHSTQYGLVLTYNDAVQLVETRSEALRENGRIEIGSETIRKMITTFYHSSYINQQDYADTLNELLEIFYYMKNETLDLISDDELIELMRNYYENRCRGSLELLKHRELEKLARNLRFGVPDYANMDESDDEVLDEEEF, from the coding sequence ATGGTTCTACACTCGCTTTTGCCATTTGATATACTTTCCACCCGAACAGAAATTGAGCAAATTATAAAGTGCAATGAACATTCAACCCAATATGGACTTGTCTTGACATATAATGACGCTGTCCAATTAGTAGAAACCCGAAGCGAAGCCCTTCGGGAAAACGGGAGAATAGAAATTGGCAGTGAGACCATAAGAAAAATGATTACCACCTTTTACCACTCATCCTATATTAATCAGCAAGATTATGCAGATACTCTAAATGAACTTTTGGAAATCTTTTACTACATGAAAAACGAGACGCTGGATTTAATCTCCGATGATGAGTTAATTGAGTTGATGAGAAATTATTATGAAAACCGCTGCAGAGGCTCATTAGAACTTTTAAAACACAGAGAGTTAGAAAAGTTGGCCAGGAATTTACGTTTTGGTGTGCCTGATTATGCCAATATGGATGAATCTGATGATGAAGTTCTAGATGAGGAGGAGTTTTAA